A section of the Pseudomonas flavescens genome encodes:
- a CDS encoding Y-family DNA polymerase — protein MRWACILLPQLAMDGVLRGREDADTPLVLLSGTPQRRLLQAVTPSARALGLRPGQTLTAAQSLNCAFASAEYDPADIERWRTFLAAWAYGFSSQVSLHYPRCLLLEVQSSLALFGPWPRFEARLREELTALGFRHRITLAHNPAAARMLANLHDGLAVTDEQALHQQLAAMPLDRIGLPVELVTALTRMGLRQVRQLQALPRDSLARRFPAELLSRLDTLLGLRPLALDYYRPPDVFDTRLELHFEAESTQALLFPLRRLTADLAAYLAGRDCGVQRFVVHLEHREGDASLLPVGLLSAEREAAMLLEFTRGRLEQLQLPSPVLAIRLVASDLPVFVPQHQALFDERPQQTLGWEQLRERLRARLGDDAVQGLSAHADHRPEKAWRTQTMSSAVTGQCAARPSWLLPEPQALQGAGLRVLSGPERIESGWWDGEDVRRDYYLIETRSGQRGWAFRAVGEDGPLQLHGWFA, from the coding sequence ATGCGCTGGGCCTGCATTCTGCTGCCACAACTGGCCATGGACGGGGTATTGCGTGGCCGCGAAGACGCCGACACGCCGCTGGTGCTGCTCAGCGGCACACCGCAGCGGCGCCTGTTGCAGGCGGTAACCCCATCGGCCCGGGCGCTTGGCCTGCGTCCGGGGCAGACGCTCACGGCTGCGCAATCGCTGAACTGCGCGTTCGCCAGCGCCGAGTACGACCCTGCCGATATCGAGCGCTGGCGCACTTTTCTCGCTGCCTGGGCCTACGGTTTCAGCTCCCAGGTCAGCCTGCACTACCCACGCTGCCTGCTGCTGGAGGTGCAATCCAGTCTGGCCCTGTTCGGTCCCTGGCCGCGCTTCGAGGCGCGCTTGCGCGAGGAGCTGACGGCGCTGGGCTTTCGTCATCGCATCACCCTGGCGCACAACCCGGCTGCAGCGCGCATGCTCGCCAATCTCCACGATGGCCTGGCGGTGACGGACGAACAGGCCCTGCACCAGCAGCTCGCGGCCATGCCTCTGGATCGAATCGGCCTGCCCGTCGAGCTGGTCACGGCCCTCACGCGCATGGGCCTGCGCCAGGTGCGTCAGTTACAGGCGCTGCCCCGTGACAGCCTGGCGCGGCGCTTTCCTGCCGAGTTGCTGAGCCGCCTCGATACCCTGCTGGGCCTGCGCCCACTGGCGCTGGATTATTACCGGCCGCCGGATGTGTTCGACACGCGCCTGGAGCTGCACTTCGAAGCGGAGTCGACCCAGGCCCTGCTGTTTCCGCTGCGTCGCCTGACCGCCGACCTGGCCGCCTACCTGGCGGGCCGGGACTGCGGCGTGCAGCGTTTCGTGGTGCACCTGGAACACCGCGAGGGGGATGCCAGCCTGCTGCCGGTGGGCCTGCTCAGTGCCGAACGGGAAGCGGCGATGCTGCTGGAGTTCACCCGTGGCCGCCTGGAACAGCTGCAACTGCCCTCGCCGGTGCTGGCAATCCGCCTGGTGGCCAGTGATCTGCCGGTGTTCGTGCCGCAGCACCAGGCGCTGTTCGACGAACGCCCGCAGCAGACCCTGGGCTGGGAGCAGTTGCGCGAACGCCTGCGGGCGCGCCTGGGTGACGACGCTGTGCAGGGCCTGAGCGCCCATGCCGATCATCGCCCCGAGAAGGCCTGGCGCACGCAGACCATGAGCAGCGCCGTTACCGGGCAATGCGCGGCCCGGCCCAGCTGGCTGCTGCCGGAACCTCAGGCGCTGCAGGGAGCCGGGCTGCGCGTTCTCAGCGGCCCGGAGCGCATCGAATCCGGCTGGTGGGATGGCGAGGACGTGCGCCGCGACTATTACCTGATCGAGACCCGCAGCGGTCAGCGTGGCTGGGCGTTCCGTGCGGTCGGCGAAGATGGCCCGCTGCAGCTGCATGGCTGGTTCGCATGA
- a CDS encoding tripartite tricarboxylate transporter TctB family protein — MILQRIFAVSLLVVCMALAVMAWPYQAPFSYEPVGPRAFPLLVLGLMGVALLYLAIRPTPVTRSEDEPELDSATLTKVIACFALLLVFAAAFEPLGFILSSILIGVPMARLYGGRWLTSALVAGAMSVLLYWLFDRVMDVPLPLGLLAALEN, encoded by the coding sequence ATGATCCTGCAACGCATTTTCGCGGTTTCCCTGCTGGTGGTGTGCATGGCTCTGGCCGTCATGGCCTGGCCCTATCAAGCCCCGTTCTCCTATGAGCCGGTGGGGCCGCGAGCCTTTCCGCTGCTGGTGCTCGGCCTGATGGGTGTGGCGCTGCTGTACCTGGCGATTCGCCCCACGCCCGTCACGCGCTCGGAAGACGAGCCGGAGCTGGACAGTGCGACGCTGACCAAGGTGATCGCCTGTTTCGCGCTGCTGCTGGTGTTCGCAGCCGCCTTCGAACCCCTGGGCTTCATTCTCAGCTCAATACTCATCGGCGTGCCCATGGCCAGGCTTTACGGCGGCCGCTGGCTGACCAGCGCCCTGGTGGCGGGAGCCATGAGCGTACTGCTGTACTGGCTGTTCGACCGTGTAATGGATGTCCCCCTTCCCCTTGGCCTGCTGGCCGCGCTGGAGAACTGA
- a CDS encoding serine hydrolase domain-containing protein yields MIVSTTSPSSRARAVLTYGALAFVLILGTPVHAAAAPQTTTLDGILDQAAALVPLETVMVARDGQIIAERGYRGHRTTAATNIKSASKLVISALVGIAIDKGVLAGTDQRVASLLTAELPADPDPRLQRLTVGNLLSMQAGLGSTSGRNYGAWVGSRNWVRAALARPFEDEPGGRMIYSTGSTHLLSAILTRQSGRSTLRLARDWLGPLDDFQIASWTRDPQGIYMGGNEMAMSPRSLLAFGELYRRGGVTASGQRLVSQTWIDASWQQRTQSPWTGDGHGYAWFLTRIAGEDIRYGWGYGGQMLYLVPRLGLTVAMTSDEHASAAHSGHRSDLHRLLASIITSVAQAPRTPG; encoded by the coding sequence ATGATCGTATCCACCACCTCCCCATCGAGCCGCGCACGTGCTGTGTTGACGTACGGTGCCCTCGCCTTCGTCCTGATACTGGGCACACCCGTGCATGCCGCGGCCGCACCGCAAACCACCACGCTGGACGGCATTCTCGATCAAGCTGCCGCGCTGGTGCCGCTGGAGACGGTGATGGTTGCCCGCGACGGGCAGATCATCGCCGAGCGCGGCTATCGGGGGCACCGTACCACCGCCGCCACCAATATAAAGTCGGCGTCCAAGCTGGTGATATCGGCGCTGGTCGGCATCGCCATCGACAAGGGCGTTCTCGCGGGCACCGACCAGCGAGTGGCATCGCTGCTGACGGCGGAGTTGCCGGCCGATCCCGATCCACGCCTGCAGCGGCTGACGGTTGGCAACCTCCTCTCGATGCAGGCCGGGCTGGGCTCCACATCCGGCCGGAACTACGGCGCCTGGGTCGGCAGCCGCAACTGGGTAAGAGCGGCCCTTGCGCGCCCCTTCGAGGACGAACCCGGCGGCCGGATGATCTACTCGACAGGCTCCACGCACCTGCTCTCCGCCATACTGACCCGCCAGAGCGGGCGCTCGACGCTACGATTGGCCCGTGATTGGCTCGGGCCTCTGGACGACTTCCAGATCGCCAGTTGGACCCGCGATCCGCAGGGCATCTACATGGGCGGCAACGAGATGGCCATGAGCCCGCGCTCCCTGCTCGCCTTTGGCGAACTCTACCGTCGCGGCGGCGTTACGGCGTCTGGCCAGCGCCTGGTCTCGCAGACATGGATCGATGCCTCCTGGCAGCAGCGCACGCAGTCGCCCTGGACTGGCGACGGGCATGGCTATGCCTGGTTCCTGACCCGTATCGCAGGCGAAGACATCCGCTACGGCTGGGGCTACGGCGGACAGATGCTCTACCTCGTGCCGCGACTTGGCTTGACCGTCGCGATGACCTCGGACGAGCATGCCTCAGCAGCCCACAGCGGCCACCGCAGTGACCTTCATCGTCTGTTGGCCAGCATCATCACGTCCGTTGCACAAGCTCCGCGAACGCCGGGGTAG
- the imuA gene encoding translesion DNA synthesis-associated protein ImuA has translation MSSVVALDHLLNERRIWRGQSVVAPSGHQPTGNAALDASLPGGGWPEAALSELLVAAPGIGELRLLLATLARLSAAGERVVLIAPPYLPYPGAWLAAGVELKQLTLIQASAREAMWAAEQCLRSGSCGAVVLWPQRADDRALRRLQIAAETGQTLAFAYRPLHEAQNPSPAALRLTIEAQPAQVRVLKCRGGQPPARTFPLSAWGR, from the coding sequence ATGTCTTCTGTCGTAGCCCTCGATCATTTGCTCAACGAGCGCCGTATCTGGCGTGGCCAGAGCGTTGTCGCGCCCAGTGGTCACCAGCCCACCGGTAACGCGGCGCTGGATGCATCGCTGCCCGGTGGTGGCTGGCCGGAAGCGGCGTTGAGCGAGCTGCTGGTTGCGGCACCAGGTATAGGCGAGCTGCGTTTGTTGCTGGCGACGCTGGCGCGTTTGAGCGCTGCCGGTGAGCGGGTGGTGCTGATCGCTCCACCCTACCTGCCCTACCCCGGCGCCTGGCTGGCGGCAGGGGTGGAGCTGAAGCAGTTGACGCTGATCCAGGCGTCTGCCCGGGAGGCCATGTGGGCTGCCGAGCAGTGTCTGCGCTCGGGCAGTTGCGGGGCGGTGGTGCTCTGGCCGCAGCGTGCCGATGATCGGGCCTTGCGTCGCCTGCAGATCGCTGCGGAAACCGGGCAGACCCTGGCCTTCGCCTACCGCCCGCTGCATGAGGCGCAGAACCCTTCGCCGGCGGCCTTGCGCCTGACCATAGAAGCGCAACCGGCTCAGGTGCGCGTGCTCAAGTGCCGTGGCGGACAGCCACCGGCACGCACGTTTCCCCTGAGCGCCTGGGGTCGATGA
- a CDS encoding Bug family tripartite tricarboxylate transporter substrate binding protein, producing MNPMFRRLLLSACCALVAGHALAEEPRRPECIAPAAPGGGFDLTCKLAQSALVQEKLLSSPMRVTYMPGGIGAVAYNAVVAQRPADAGTITAFSSGSLLNLAQGKFGRFDENAVRWLAAVGTSYGAIAVRSDSPYKNLGDLINALKTNPGSVVIGAGGTVGSQDWVQTALIAQAGGVDPKKMRYVSMEGGGELATALLGGHIQVASTDIADSVPHVESGHMRILAVLADTRLEGPIVSDIPTAKEQGYDVTWPVIRGYYLGPKVSDEAYAWWKNAFDTLLASEDFAKLRTERQLYPFAMTGEELDAYVKKQVAEYKNLAREFGLTQ from the coding sequence ATGAATCCCATGTTTCGTCGTTTGCTCCTGTCCGCCTGCTGCGCGCTGGTGGCTGGACATGCCTTGGCCGAGGAGCCACGCCGTCCCGAGTGCATCGCACCGGCGGCCCCCGGTGGCGGCTTCGACCTGACCTGCAAGCTGGCGCAGAGCGCGCTGGTGCAGGAGAAGCTGCTCTCCTCGCCGATGCGGGTAACCTACATGCCGGGCGGCATCGGCGCCGTGGCGTACAACGCGGTGGTCGCCCAGCGGCCCGCTGATGCGGGCACGATCACGGCCTTCTCCAGCGGCTCGCTGCTGAACCTCGCCCAGGGCAAGTTTGGCCGTTTCGATGAAAACGCGGTCAGGTGGCTGGCCGCTGTCGGCACCAGCTATGGGGCGATCGCGGTTCGTTCCGACTCGCCCTACAAGAACCTCGGCGATCTCATCAACGCACTCAAAACAAACCCGGGGAGTGTGGTCATTGGCGCTGGCGGCACCGTGGGCAGCCAGGACTGGGTGCAGACCGCGCTGATCGCCCAGGCCGGCGGCGTCGATCCCAAGAAGATGCGCTACGTGTCGATGGAAGGTGGCGGCGAGTTGGCGACCGCCCTGCTCGGCGGGCACATTCAGGTGGCGAGCACGGACATTGCCGACTCCGTGCCTCATGTCGAGTCAGGCCACATGCGCATTCTTGCCGTGCTCGCCGACACGCGTCTCGAAGGTCCCATCGTGTCGGACATTCCCACCGCCAAGGAGCAGGGCTACGACGTCACCTGGCCGGTAATCCGCGGCTACTACCTGGGGCCGAAGGTTAGCGATGAGGCCTATGCCTGGTGGAAGAACGCCTTCGACACGCTACTCGCCTCCGAGGACTTCGCCAAGCTGCGTACCGAGCGCCAGCTCTATCCCTTTGCCATGACCGGCGAAGAGCTGGATGCATACGTCAAGAAGCAGGTCGCCGAGTACAAGAACCTGGCCCGCGAGTTCGGCCTGACCCAGTAA
- a CDS encoding tripartite tricarboxylate transporter permease yields METLSYLGHGFGIALTPYNLITALIGTLIGTVVGLLPGLGPINGVALLIPIAFALGLPPESALILLSAVYLGCEYGGRISSILLNIPGEASTVMTALDGYPMARQGKAGIALSLSAWSSFIGALLATCGMVLFTPLLAAWAVAFGPAEYFVLMVFAIVCLGGMAGDKPVKTFVAALIGLFLSAVGIDANSGVYRFTGDSVHLADGIQFVVLVLGLFSISEILLLLEKTHHGHVAVKTTGRMLFNFKEAASVAMVNLRCSLSGFIIGVLPGAGNTLASAVAYMTEKRIAGTSGNFGKGDIRGLAAPETAIGASTCGGLVPMLTLGVPGSGTTAVMLGALTLYNITPGPLLFEQQPDIVWGLIASLFIANVMLLVLNIPMIGLFTRILAVPTWALAPVIAIITGIGVYAVHATTFDLFLMVGIGILGYIMRKMDFPLSPVLLGFILGGLMEQNLRRALSISNGELGILFSSPISIGTWVLVAVMLALPMWRGWRRRVRRVQATTAG; encoded by the coding sequence ATGGAAACCTTGAGCTATCTGGGGCACGGCTTCGGTATTGCCCTGACTCCTTACAACCTGATCACCGCCCTGATTGGTACCCTGATCGGGACCGTGGTCGGTCTGCTGCCGGGCCTGGGGCCGATCAACGGTGTGGCCTTGCTGATCCCCATCGCTTTCGCCCTCGGCCTGCCGCCGGAGTCGGCGCTGATCCTGCTGTCGGCGGTGTACCTGGGTTGCGAGTATGGCGGCCGGATCAGCTCGATCCTGCTGAACATCCCCGGTGAAGCATCCACCGTCATGACCGCACTGGACGGCTACCCGATGGCGCGCCAAGGCAAGGCAGGCATCGCCCTGTCGCTGTCGGCCTGGAGCTCCTTCATCGGCGCGCTGCTGGCGACCTGCGGCATGGTGCTGTTCACCCCACTACTCGCCGCCTGGGCTGTGGCCTTCGGGCCCGCCGAATATTTCGTGCTCATGGTCTTCGCTATCGTCTGCCTGGGAGGCATGGCCGGGGATAAGCCGGTGAAGACGTTCGTTGCAGCGCTGATCGGCCTGTTCCTCTCGGCGGTCGGTATCGATGCCAACAGCGGCGTGTATCGTTTCACGGGTGACAGCGTGCACCTGGCCGATGGGATCCAGTTCGTGGTGCTGGTGCTGGGCCTGTTCTCCATCAGCGAGATCCTTCTGCTGCTGGAAAAGACCCACCACGGCCATGTCGCGGTCAAGACGACCGGCCGCATGCTGTTCAATTTCAAGGAAGCGGCCTCGGTGGCCATGGTCAACCTGCGGTGCAGCCTCTCGGGCTTCATCATCGGCGTGCTACCGGGAGCCGGCAACACGCTGGCGAGCGCGGTGGCCTACATGACGGAAAAGCGCATTGCAGGGACCAGCGGCAACTTCGGCAAGGGTGATATCCGTGGCTTGGCAGCGCCGGAAACCGCCATCGGGGCCTCCACGTGCGGCGGCCTGGTACCGATGCTGACCCTCGGCGTACCCGGTTCGGGGACCACAGCGGTGATGCTGGGTGCGCTCACGCTATACAACATCACGCCTGGCCCCCTGCTGTTCGAGCAGCAACCCGACATCGTCTGGGGCCTGATCGCGTCGCTGTTCATCGCCAACGTCATGCTGCTGGTCCTGAACATCCCCATGATCGGCCTGTTCACCCGCATTCTGGCTGTACCCACCTGGGCGCTGGCGCCGGTGATCGCGATCATCACCGGGATCGGCGTCTACGCGGTGCATGCGACCACCTTCGACCTGTTCCTGATGGTCGGCATCGGCATCCTCGGCTACATCATGCGCAAGATGGACTTCCCACTGTCCCCGGTTCTGCTGGGGTTCATCCTTGGCGGCCTGATGGAGCAGAACCTGCGCCGTGCGTTGTCGATCTCCAACGGTGAGCTGGGCATCCTGTTTTCCAGCCCGATCTCCATCGGAACCTGGGTGCTGGTGGCGGTAATGCTCGCCCTGCCGATGTGGCGCGGCTGGCGTCGTCGCGTGCGTCGCGTTCAAGCCACTACGGCGGGCTAA